One genomic window of Ruminococcus gauvreauii includes the following:
- the ltrA gene encoding group II intron reverse transcriptase/maturase yields the protein MNVTNDGFKDRQLHIEDYLQRVSAEQKEYAEVSAHQRIAENNNNITDFQTDNLMEQILHRDNLNKAYKKVKSNKGAGGVDGMSVDELLGFLRDNQEQLTQQIKDGKYKPNPVRRVEIPKETKGEFRKLGVPTVVDRVFQQAITQVLSPIYEKQFSKNSFGFRPNRGAHDALKQCQTNVNDGYVYVVDMDLEKFFDTVCQSKLIEVLSRTIKDGHVISLIHKYLNAGVISGGIFEKTEVGMPQGGPLSPILSNIMLNELDKELTSRGHRFVRYADDCMIFCKSRKSAERTLDNIVPYIEGKLFLKVNRTKTGVAHISRVKYLGYSFYRYKGKCRFRVHSKSVTKMKNKIRELTDRSNGWGNEYRALKLTQFIRGWVNYFGMADMKSLLQSNDEWLRHRIRAIYWKQWKKVKTKFKELKKLGVEKEKAWICANMRNRNWYCSGYFVLQTAFNNKKLCELGYPTFTEFYLKICEN from the coding sequence ATGAATGTAACCAATGATGGATTTAAGGACAGACAACTTCATATAGAGGACTATCTGCAAAGGGTATCTGCGGAACAGAAAGAGTATGCAGAAGTGTCCGCCCATCAGAGGATTGCTGAAAACAACAACAACATCACAGATTTTCAGACGGACAATCTAATGGAACAGATTTTACACAGGGATAACCTAAACAAGGCTTATAAGAAAGTAAAATCAAACAAAGGGGCAGGCGGTGTTGACGGAATGAGCGTGGATGAACTTCTAGGCTTTCTAAGAGATAACCAAGAGCAACTAACCCAACAGATAAAGGATGGGAAATATAAGCCCAACCCAGTCCGTAGGGTAGAAATACCCAAAGAAACAAAAGGCGAGTTCAGAAAACTGGGAGTGCCTACAGTGGTAGATAGAGTGTTTCAACAGGCAATCACACAGGTGCTATCGCCGATTTATGAGAAACAGTTTTCGAAGAACAGTTTTGGGTTTCGTCCAAACAGAGGTGCACACGATGCACTGAAACAATGCCAGACAAATGTCAATGATGGATATGTATACGTGGTAGATATGGATTTAGAGAAGTTCTTTGACACAGTATGTCAGAGCAAACTAATTGAAGTACTATCACGAACCATCAAGGATGGACATGTAATATCGCTCATTCACAAATATCTCAATGCTGGAGTTATTAGTGGAGGGATATTTGAAAAGACAGAGGTCGGTATGCCACAAGGGGGACCATTAAGCCCGATCCTAAGTAATATAATGCTGAATGAACTGGATAAGGAACTAACAAGCAGAGGACATAGATTTGTCCGATACGCAGATGACTGTATGATTTTTTGTAAAAGCAGAAAAAGTGCAGAAAGAACCTTAGACAATATAGTGCCATATATCGAGGGAAAACTATTCCTTAAAGTAAATCGCACCAAAACTGGCGTGGCACACATCAGTAGAGTCAAGTACCTTGGCTATAGTTTCTATAGATACAAGGGAAAATGCAGATTTCGAGTACATTCTAAATCAGTAACGAAGATGAAGAATAAAATCAGAGAACTTACTGACAGAAGCAATGGATGGGGAAATGAATATCGAGCATTAAAATTGACACAGTTTATTAGAGGATGGGTAAACTACTTTGGAATGGCTGATATGAAAAGTCTATTACAGAGTAATGATGAGTGGTTACGCCATAGAATAAGGGCAATCTATTGGAAACAGTGGAAGAAAGTCAAAACAAAGTTTAAAGAACTCAAAAAGTTAGGAGTAGAAAAGGAAAAGGCATGGATATGTGCCAACATGCGAAATAGAAATTGGTATTGTAGTGGATATTTCGTGCTTCAGACTGCTTTTAACAATAAGAAACTCTGTGAATTAGGTTATCCAACATTCACAGAGTTCTATTTGAAAATATGTGAAAACTAA
- the radA gene encoding DNA repair protein RadA → MAKARKTIFFCQNCGYESAKWMGQCPGCREWNTLVEEPVAERTSKKAAGRKNHVEPVQLSRIQTETEERLHTNIGELDRVLGGGIVQGSMTLVGGDPGIGKSTLLLQVCRKIAEQEKKVLYISGEESLAQIKLRAQRIGSFNEYMLLLCETNLADIRSAVEQQKPDVLIIDSIQTMYDEEVSSAPGSVSQVRESTAALMQIAKGMGVSVFIVGHVTKDGNVAGPRVLEHMVDTVLYFEGDRHASYRILRSVKNRFGSTNEIGVFEMCQTGLAEVKNPSEFMLNGKPKGASGSVVACSMEGTRPILIEVQALVCRSNFGIPRRTAAGTDFNRVNLLMAVLEKRGGMNLSDSDAYVNIAGGIKMTEPAIDLGILLAIASSYRDIVIPESVVAFGEVGLSGEVRAVSMALQRVQEAKKLGFETVILPKVCRSAVKEVTGIRLIFVDNIKDAISAIK, encoded by the coding sequence ATGGCGAAAGCGAGAAAGACTATATTTTTCTGCCAGAATTGTGGATATGAATCCGCAAAATGGATGGGACAGTGCCCCGGATGCAGAGAATGGAATACACTGGTGGAAGAACCGGTGGCAGAACGGACGTCAAAAAAAGCGGCTGGCAGAAAGAATCATGTGGAACCGGTACAGCTGTCACGGATTCAGACGGAGACAGAGGAACGTCTTCATACGAATATCGGAGAGCTGGACCGGGTTCTCGGAGGAGGAATCGTACAGGGTTCGATGACTCTGGTGGGCGGAGACCCGGGAATCGGCAAATCCACACTGCTTCTTCAGGTATGCAGGAAGATTGCAGAACAGGAAAAGAAAGTATTGTATATCTCGGGTGAGGAGTCTCTTGCACAGATTAAACTGCGCGCGCAGAGAATCGGCAGTTTTAATGAATATATGCTGCTGCTGTGTGAGACAAACCTGGCAGACATCAGGAGCGCCGTGGAACAGCAGAAACCGGATGTCCTGATCATTGATTCCATACAGACTATGTACGATGAGGAGGTGAGTTCAGCTCCCGGCAGTGTTTCACAGGTTCGCGAATCGACGGCCGCGCTGATGCAGATTGCGAAAGGTATGGGTGTTTCTGTATTTATCGTCGGACATGTGACGAAGGACGGAAATGTGGCAGGACCGCGGGTGCTGGAACACATGGTAGATACCGTCCTGTATTTCGAAGGTGATCGTCATGCTTCCTACCGTATCCTGCGCAGTGTGAAGAACCGTTTTGGCTCGACGAATGAAATCGGAGTATTTGAGATGTGTCAGACGGGTCTCGCAGAGGTAAAAAATCCTTCGGAGTTTATGCTGAACGGTAAACCAAAGGGAGCATCGGGGTCAGTTGTGGCATGTTCCATGGAGGGGACCAGACCGATACTGATCGAGGTCCAGGCGCTGGTTTGCAGGAGTAATTTCGGAATACCAAGAAGGACGGCGGCGGGAACGGATTTTAACCGCGTGAATCTTTTGATGGCCGTTCTGGAAAAACGGGGCGGCATGAACCTCTCTGACAGTGATGCATACGTCAATATAGCCGGAGGAATCAAGATGACAGAACCGGCGATCGACCTGGGCATTCTCCTCGCGATTGCTTCGAGTTACCGTGATATTGTGATTCCGGAAAGCGTAGTTGCTTTTGGCGAAGTAGGGCTGAGCGGGGAAGTACGGGCAGTCAGCATGGCGCTTCAGCGTGTTCAGGAGGCGAAAAAACTAGGATTCGAGACGGTGATCCTGCCCAAAGTATGCAGGTCCGCAGTGAAAGAGGTGACGGGGATCCGTTTGATCTTTGTGGATAATATAAAAGATGCAATATCTGCCATAAAATAA
- the cooS gene encoding anaerobic carbon-monoxide dehydrogenase catalytic subunit: protein MNQCFGCNTCKSADKPLEEFIRSLPMETSHHRVDTQKTKCNFGLQGVCCRLCSNGPCRITPKSPRGICGANADTIVTRNFLRAVAAGSGCYIHVIENTALNLKKTAQAKGELKGLHALNRLCELFGITADDNYERAQAVADAVLADLYKPEYEKMELVEKVAYKPRVERWKELGIMPGGAKSEVFHGVVKTSTNLNSDPVDMLVDCLKLGISTGIYGLTLTNLLNDVLLGEPELRMAPVGLRVIDPEYINIMITGHQHTMFVDLQERLTSKEAIAKAQAVGAKGFKLVGCTCVGQDLQLRGSHYTEVFDGHAGNNYTSEAVLATGAIDAVLSEFNCTLPGIEPICEELKIKQICLDDVAKKANAEYIPFDFENRKSLSDTIIDKIVDAYKERRADVKLDLMKDHGNDHSLTGVSEGSLKGFLGGTWKPLIDLIVSGDIKGIAGVVGCSNLTAGGHDVLSVELTKELIAKDIIVLTAGCSSGGIENCGLMTPEAAELAGPKLKAVCKKLGIPPVLNFGPCLAIGRLEIVATEIAAELGVDLPQLPLVLSAPQWLEEQALADGSFGLALGLPLHLGLPPFVTGSEVAVKVLTEDMKQLTGGQVIINSDAAQSADILDGIIQERRAALNI from the coding sequence ATGAATCAGTGCTTTGGATGTAATACGTGTAAAAGTGCAGATAAACCGTTAGAGGAATTTATCCGCAGTTTGCCAATGGAAACCTCTCATCACCGTGTGGATACACAGAAAACGAAATGTAATTTTGGGCTTCAGGGCGTCTGCTGCCGTCTGTGTTCCAACGGCCCGTGCCGCATCACGCCAAAATCACCGCGGGGAATCTGCGGGGCAAATGCCGATACGATCGTGACAAGGAATTTCTTAAGAGCTGTCGCAGCGGGATCGGGGTGTTATATCCATGTGATTGAAAATACAGCATTGAATTTGAAAAAGACGGCACAGGCAAAGGGTGAATTAAAGGGCTTACATGCACTGAACCGGCTCTGTGAACTGTTCGGGATAACGGCGGATGACAATTATGAGAGGGCACAGGCAGTTGCGGATGCTGTTCTGGCGGATCTCTATAAACCGGAATATGAGAAAATGGAACTTGTTGAAAAGGTTGCATATAAACCGCGCGTTGAGCGATGGAAGGAGCTTGGCATCATGCCTGGCGGAGCGAAATCTGAGGTGTTCCACGGTGTGGTAAAGACTTCTACTAACTTGAATTCTGATCCGGTTGATATGCTGGTTGACTGTCTGAAACTCGGGATATCCACAGGTATCTACGGACTCACCCTGACAAATCTTCTGAACGATGTATTGCTTGGAGAACCGGAACTGCGTATGGCGCCGGTCGGACTGCGTGTCATCGATCCGGAATATATCAATATTATGATCACGGGCCATCAGCATACCATGTTTGTGGACCTTCAGGAACGCCTGACGAGTAAAGAAGCCATCGCAAAAGCGCAGGCTGTCGGTGCGAAAGGATTCAAGCTGGTCGGATGTACCTGTGTAGGTCAGGATCTGCAGCTTCGCGGGAGCCATTACACAGAAGTGTTCGACGGTCATGCAGGAAATAATTATACAAGCGAAGCGGTACTGGCAACGGGAGCGATCGACGCGGTACTGTCTGAATTTAACTGTACACTTCCAGGCATAGAGCCGATTTGCGAAGAACTGAAAATCAAACAGATCTGTCTGGATGACGTGGCGAAAAAGGCAAATGCAGAATACATACCGTTTGATTTCGAAAACAGGAAAAGCTTGAGTGATACGATCATTGATAAGATTGTAGATGCCTATAAAGAGCGTCGTGCGGACGTGAAGCTTGATTTGATGAAAGATCATGGGAATGATCATTCACTCACCGGCGTCAGTGAAGGTTCACTGAAAGGATTTCTGGGAGGAACCTGGAAACCGCTGATTGATCTGATTGTATCTGGAGATATTAAAGGGATCGCAGGCGTTGTGGGATGCTCGAATCTGACAGCTGGCGGTCACGATGTACTGAGTGTGGAACTCACGAAAGAATTGATTGCCAAAGATATTATCGTCCTGACTGCAGGATGTTCATCGGGAGGGATCGAAAACTGTGGCCTGATGACACCGGAAGCAGCCGAACTTGCAGGACCGAAGCTGAAAGCAGTCTGTAAGAAACTCGGGATTCCGCCGGTTCTCAATTTTGGTCCATGTCTGGCAATAGGGCGCCTTGAGATCGTTGCGACTGAGATCGCTGCCGAACTTGGTGTGGATCTTCCGCAGCTTCCGCTCGTACTATCAGCACCGCAGTGGCTGGAAGAGCAGGCACTGGCAGATGGTTCATTCGGTCTTGCCCTCGGTCTGCCGCTCCATCTGGGGCTGCCTCCGTTTGTTACAGGAAGTGAAGTGGCGGTGAAAGTTTTGACAGAGGATATGAAGCAGCTGACCGGCGGACAGGTGATCATCAATTCTGATGCGGCACAGAGTGCAGACATCCTGGACGGGATCATTCAGGAGAGACGTGCTGCCCTGAACATCTAG
- a CDS encoding 4Fe-4S dicluster domain-containing protein, with translation MRRIFIDADKCDGCLNCTTACMQAHRKDSGTVYDLKLTDVENESRNHIVMEETGKYKPIFCRHCDQPECVMSCMSGALSKDPKSGHVQYDEQRCGSCFMCVMNCPYGVLKPDTKTRSRILKCDFCTEHGEEPSCVNACPTQAIFVREVEE, from the coding sequence ATGAGAAGGATTTTTATTGATGCGGATAAGTGCGACGGATGCCTGAATTGTACGACAGCATGTATGCAGGCACATCGAAAAGACTCAGGAACCGTTTATGACCTGAAACTCACCGATGTGGAAAATGAATCCCGCAATCATATCGTGATGGAGGAGACCGGCAAATATAAACCGATCTTCTGCCGGCACTGTGATCAGCCCGAATGCGTAATGTCATGTATGAGCGGAGCGCTTTCTAAAGATCCTAAGAGCGGCCATGTACAATATGATGAACAAAGGTGTGGCTCATGCTTTATGTGTGTTATGAACTGTCCATATGGAGTTCTGAAACCGGATACGAAAACGAGATCAAGGATATTGAAATGTGATTTTTGCACAGAGCATGGGGAGGAACCCAGTTGTGTAAATGCCTGCCCGACACAGGCGATCTTTGTCAGGG